The Pseudodesulfovibrio sediminis genome includes the window CTTCTTCCTGCTGCATGCCGACCATGAGCAAAACTGCTCCTGCTCCACCGTGCGCATGGTCCAGAGCACGGAAGCCAACCTGTTCGCCTCGGTCTCGGCCGGCATCTGCGCCCTGTGGGGCCGCCTGCACGGCGGAGCCAACGCCGGCGTGGTCCACATGCTTGAAAAAATCAGGGACGGAGAGACCTCCATCCCCGAGTACATCGAGCAGGTCAAACGCAAGGAAGTCAGGCTGATGGGATTTGGTCACCGCATCTACAAATCCTTTGATCCGCGCGCAAAAATACTGCGTGAGGCAGCCCACGACATGCTCAACTCCACAGGATACGATGATCCGCTGCTCGACATCGCCCTGGAGTTGGCCGAAGTGGCCTTGAACGACGAATACTTTACCGAACGCAAGCTCTACCCCAATGTCGACTTCTATTCGGGCATCATTCTGCGCGGGCTGGGTATCCCGGTGAACATGTTCCCGGTGATGTTCGCCATCGGCCGCATGCCCGGCTGGATCGCTCACTGGAACGAAACCAACACGGACGGCGTGACCAAAATTCACCGTCCCCGTCAGATCTACACCGGCAAGAAGCCGAGAAAGTACATCCCCGTGGACACTCGCCTGTAGGCAGCGACACGCACAAAAGCACATGCACGAACGCCCCTCGAAAAGGGGCGTTCGCTTTTACAACCATTTGAAATAGCAGTTTATCTGAACACACTCGTTCAAAACCAAACAACGCCGGGAGTACCATTTTCTGCTTGATACTCCCCGAAGGGAATTGTCCGCGCCCCGCTCTCGTCTGGCGGCAAGGACCGAACGCCCCTCCCTTTAACAACCCAATCGGCTTATACACCAACGCTTTACCTTGAACATGAGTCGGTGTAATGATTGCATCAGGAATTTCACGTTCAAAGGACACTTCACCATGAACACCACCCGGAAGATCAACAAGATCGCCTGTCTGGCTTCGGACACGGACAAAGGCCAGGAAGGGCTTGAGCTCCTGTCCGACCGCTACACTTTCGTCGATATCGAGGAAGCAGACGCTTTGGTAGCGCTGGGTGGTGACGGGTTCATTCTCCAGACCATCCATAACAACACGGACCGCGACCTGCCCATTTACGGCATGAACCGGGGGACCATCGGCTTCCTGCTCAACCAGTTCAACCCGGACAACCTGCTGGAGCGCCTCAACAAGGCCCGAAAGCAAACGCTCAACCCGCTGGTCATGGAGGCAACGACGGTCTGGGGCGAACGCCATACAGCCCTCGCCTTTAACGAAGTAGCCCTGTTGCGCTACTCCCAGCAGTCGGCCAATCTCCGTGTCCTGATCAATGGCAGGGAACGGCTGGACAATCTGGTCTGCGACGGCGTCATGGTCGCCACTCCGGCCGGGAGCACGGCCTACAATCTTTCGGCGCGTGGCCCCATCATACCGCTGGGAGCCAACGTGCTCGCGCTGACACCGGTCTGTCCGTTCCGTCCCCGCCGCTGGAACGGGGCGCTTCTGCCGCACTCGGCAGTTGTGGAGTTCGAGGTCCTTGGCGCGGATTATCGCCCAGTGGGGGCAACGGCTGATTCCTACGAAGTCCGCGACATCAAACATATTCTTGTCAAGGAAGACAAATCCAAATCCGTCTGTGTCCTCTTTGACCCGGACCACTCGCTGGAAGAACGCATTTTCAACGAACAATTCGTCCACTAGAAACGGGCCATTCCCTTGAGGCCATTGTACAATTGACGAATAAAAGTATACTGTGCCTCGATTTCAACCCGAATTTCATATTCCGACCCTCTTTACTATATTACTCATTTGGTCGGAATTCACATCATACATTGTAGGTAAAAATGGAAAACGAAAACCAAACCCCTGAGACAGGGACAGACGAGGCCAAACCGGAGACCCTGTTCCCGGAAATGGCCTTTGAAGACTTGTCCGATGCCATGCGGGCCGCCTGTGATCGCGCAGGCTGGGACAAACTGATGCCCGTACAGCAAAAAGCATTGCCGTATCTTATTCAGGGACAGGACGTCATGGTCCAGGCCCGGACCGGCTCCGGCAAAACCGGCGCATTCGTGCTGCCGCTCATTGAAAAACTCGATGCTTCCCGCCCGGCCTGTCAGGCCCTGATCATGGTCCCCACTCGCGAACTGGCCCAGCAGGTTGCTCAGGAAGCCACCATGCTGTCCGGCAAGGACGGCCTCAAGGTCGTGGCCGTTTATGGTGGCGTGGGCTACAAGGAACAGGTCGATGCCTTCCGCAACGGCGTTCACCTCGTTGTCGGCACCCCCGGGCGTATCCTGGACCACCTCATGCGCCGCAACCTTATCCTCGACGATCTCAAAGTATTGCTCTTTGACGAAGCCGACCGCATGCTCTCCGTCGGTTTCTACCCCGACATGGTGGAAGTAAAACGCTACCTGCCGCGCGATCTCGTGGGCGCGTTCATGTTCTCGGCCACCTTTCCCCCGTCCGTACTCCGGCTGGCGGAAGAATTCATGCACAAGCCTGAATTTTTGAACCTGTCCAGTGATGAAGAAAACATTTCATCCATCGCCCACCAGTTTGTGGAAGTGCAGGCCATGGGCAAGGAACGCAAACTCATCAAATTCATCGAGCTGGAAAACCCGGCATCCGCCATCATTTTCTGCAACACAAAGCGCAACGTTGAATTTACCGCCGCATTGCTCTCCCAGTTCGGGTTCGACGCCGAAGGACTGACGTCTGATCTAACCCAGAAGAAACGCGAAAAACTCATGGCCCAGATCAAGGCCGGCGAGTTGCGCTTCCTGGTTGCCACCGATGTGGCGGCGCGCGGCATCGACATTCCCGATCTCTCTCACGTCTTCATGATGGAGCCGCCGGAAGACCCGGAATCCTACGTGCACCGTGCCGGTCGCACAGGGCGCGCCGGAGCTTCGGGCACGGCCATCACCATGGTGGACGTCATCCAGAAGATGGAGTTGGAGCGTATCGCCTCCCGCTTCAAGATCACCTTTGAAGAAATCAAGGACCCCACTGAGGAAGATGTCACGGCCATTATCGAGGAGCGCCTCACAGCCATCCTTGAAAAACGGTTTCGCAAGCTGACCAATATCCAGAAGGAGCGGGTGTCCCGCTTCCTGCCTCTGGCCAAAAAGTATGCTGAAGATGAAGAAGCCCTGGCTCTGCTGGCCATGCTGCTGGACGACATTTACCAACCGACCCTGCACGGCAAACCGGACGAACCCCAACAAAAACAGGAACCGTCCAGACCAGCCAAACCTAAACAGATGGGTCGGGAACCACGTCAGGCGCCTAGCCGTACTTACCGTGAACGGCAGCCACAACGCAGCCCCAAACGCGAAGAACCGCGTCAGGAAAAACGTGAGCCCAAACGCGAGGAAACTCGGCAGCCACGGCAGGAAGAACGCCCGGCGGACAATAAGCCCCGCGACAACGCGCCCAAGCAGTCTGAAGGGGAGAGCAAGCCCAAGGCAAAAAGGCGCAGGCGACGGAGAAGAAGGAAACCCTCCGGCAGCTAGACCGTGACTAAAAATCTAATCCTCGGCCTGGCAGCAGGCTACCATTACGGTGATGTTCGCCCGTTTCTCGCCTCCCTCGACAGGGTGGCGTTTGCGGGCGATCTTGTGTTGTTTGTGTCCGACACGACCCGTGATCTGGACAAAATCACAGCACATGGCGCGACCATCACCCCGACAGAACGCACCGAGGTCCTGAAAGACATTCCCTATAACGGGCTCCGGTACTTCCTGTATACGGAATGGCTTGCCACATGCGGTCAAACCTACGATCGCATCCTTCTCGCCGATGTGCGCGACGTGATCTTCCAGCGTGAACCATTTTCATATCCCTGGCCGGACGGCATCAGCTGTACCCTTGAAGATGGGAGCGCAACCATAGGAAACTGCCCGCACAACAGTCATTGGGTCCAGGGGCATCTCGGCGACGACATGCTTGCCCGACTCGCAGACAGGCCCATATCCTGCTCCGGCACCACCGTTGCAGACCAGCCAGCCATGCTGGATTATCTTGAAAAGCAGACTGACAGCCTCAGGACATATGTCCCTGCGCACCGTATGGCCGGATATGATCAGGCCATCCACAACATGCTCATCCATACGGGTCGGCTCGACAATATGACTCTTTTCGACAACTCCGGCCCCATTCTCACCCTGGGACAAACCCAGGGTGAACCGGCCCAGGATGCCGAAGGATATATCCTCAACGATGTCGGCGAACAAGCGCACCTGGTACACCAGTATGATCGCAAACCAGCCTTGTTCAACGCCATACGGAAACAATTCGCGCACTGATCCGCTCTTCTTTCACAGGCCGTACACATCACGATAAAGCCCGGAAACACCTGTTCCCGGGCTTACATTTTCATCAGTATACGACCTGGCCCACCGAGTATGGTGCCCGCCGCCTTTCCTACCGCCCTCTAAGGGCAGCAAGAGGGGGCGAAGCCACAACACGAACATGGGTGTCAGCACCTATCGCCCCAGCATTATGCTGTCCATTAAACCTGAAAAAGGCGACAGCGGAACGCAGCAACTCACTCTGTCCAGCCAATTGCTGGCTTGTGGACGACATCTCCTCAGAAACGGACGCATTGGATTGGATGATCCGATCCAGCTGTTGAATCGAATCATTGATCTCTGAAGCGCCACTATTCTGTTCATTGCTCGCAGCAGCGATCTCATCCACAAGTTCAGCCGTCTGCTTGATATCAGGAATGATCTTGTCCAGCATTTCACCGGCTTTTTCCGCTATTGCAACGCTGGAAACAGACAGCTCGCTTATATCCGCCGCCGCATTGCCGCTATGCTCCGCGAGTTTACGCACCTCTGCCGCGACAACGGCGAATCCCTTGCCATGTTCACCGGCTCGTGCGGCTTCAATGGCCGCATTCAAAGCCAGCAGGTTGGTCTGTCGGGCAATATCTTCGATCACGCTGATCCTCTCGGCAATATCCTTCATGGCTTTCACGGTTTCCAAGACGGCAGCGCCACCAATTTCAGCGTCGTTTGCGACCTGTAACGCGATCTTCTGTGTCTGGGTCGCGTTTTCTGCATTCCGACGAATACTGCTCACTATCTGCTCCACACTGGAAGAAACCTCCTCAATATTAGCAGCCTGTGTATTGGCTCCTTCAGCCAACGTCTCAGACGTCACCGAAAGCTCATTGCTTCCTGAAGCCACTTCTTCGGTGGCTTGATTAATGGAGATCATGGTTTCCGCGAGTTTGCCCGTCATCATATTCAGCGCACGCGACATATCGCCCATCTCGTCCACTTTCTGCAGGCTCTTTTCAGGGATGGAAATATCCAGATCGCCTTCCGCGACCTTCTCGAGAATATCCACAGACGATTGTGTTGCCTTAGCAATAAGGCCAACGATAAAGAAAACGACACCGGCAACAGCCAGCAGCATCAACAATGTCCCGACAATTGCCGAATTTCTGATGGAGTCCAACGGACTCATCAACTCTCCGAGAGGCGCGGTGACAGCCACAATCCACCCCGCCTTTTCAGACTCGCCAAAAACCATGGTCTTCCATTGCTTTTGTTCTTCGAAATAGTATTTATATATCCCGTTCCGTTGTTTCAGCATGGCCTGGCCATAGCCGGATTTGCTGATATTGAGATCCATGACAAATTTCTTGTTGGGATGTCCGACAATAATTCCGGTAGAGTCAATGGCAAATGCATATCCATTTTTCCCGATCTTGATCGGAGACAGGATCATGTCATATAAATCATTGATACGAATAACAGCGAACAATACTCCGACGACAGCGCCGTTTGTTGCCCTGATCGGGGCAGAAGCGACAAAGATTGGGCTCCCTGTCGCTTTACTGATAAGTGGTTTTGATCGGCCCAGCTCCCCTCCCATCGCGGTTTTGAAATACCCTCGATCAAAGACATTGAGACTGGCATAGCTTGCAGGGCTGGCAGCCACCACTTGCCCATCCTGTCCCACAAGTGCAAGGGCTTCATACCAGGGAAAGTCATTCAAGGCATTTTCGGTGAAGACTGACACTCTGGCGACTGCTTGCGAATCTCCTTGAACAGCCTGGGCAAACTGTGCGTTACGACTCCAGTTGGACAGGTTGCCCACCATATTGTCGACCCAATCATCAACGGCTCTGACCGCTGCGCTCTGGTCTCGTTCAATTGAATGAATGATTTCATCCTCAATAATTTCGGAAGATTTCAAGTAGCTGAACACCTGTAGTACAGCGACTCCAAGTATAACAATCCCCAGTAATGGAATAATAAGCTGCCCTCTCAACTTTACTTTAAACAAAAGTACTCCCTCCGTTCAGCACGATTTTATCATGCAATCTTTTATAATGAGATCACCATAACTCTGATCGATGATTTAAACTTTTGTTTATAAATTGTACATAATAAACTCATTTCTGTATAATCTTCCTTTGACGCGATAATTTACAGTAAAAATCACCATACAATTATATTTTTACACAATTTTAAACGTTGAAATCGCATTTAATAGCAATTTATTTTGTAGCAATACATCTTATAGAAAAAATCTTTACAAACTAACAACAGTATTAAAAGTTATTATTTTAATCACATACCAAATACAGCATACTCGACCATCATAAGCAATGAGTAGAATACAAGAAATCTTAATTATATAGTTATCACAGCGCGACATACAAACCATTGCTTGCCACGTCGTAACGCCCACTCAATGAGACTCCATAACAGGTCGTAATACTGAACGTTAACACAACCGACTCCAACAACAGATTCTTTCTCTGGGCCACCTTTTCGATTCCGTTGCAAAGGGGCGACAGCAGCAAAAACGCCTCCTCCGATAAGTCACAGCCTCATTTTCTTAACAATTCTTAATATTTTTTATTCTAATTCTGCAGAAGGCTGGCCTGCTGCTTGCTGCCAACAGCGCATGGCTAGAGGCAGGCAATTCTTGCCGCTTTATCAACCTCCAACACAAAGGAGAGTAGTATGAGCATCTCAGCAATCGGCTCAGGGTCTGCTCTGGGACAGATGACAGGGCTATCCAGGAGCGAGAAACCAAGCTCGGATGACATTGCCGCGTCCATTTTCGAAAGGGATGACGCAGACGGTGACGGCCTGCTGAATCTCGATGAAACACCGCTGGATGAAGAGCGCTTCAATTCCATTGATACGGACGGTGACGGGTTCATCACTGCCAAGGAATTGACCGCTGACATTGAAGCAAACATGGCAGAAGGTATGCCTGTGGCACCTCCCGGCGCACAGGAACAGGCTGCGACGGCAACCGGTTCCGGTTCGGCAGACTCCTCCAGCAGCAGTGAAAACGAAGAGGAATACGACACGTATGATCTGAATGAAGATGGTGTTGTGACTCTCGACGAACTGCTTCAGGCATTCCAGAGTGGCGACTCCAGCCTCAAGTCCGTTTTCGAAAGCTTGGGTGATGGCGCCGTGTCCAGCATGACAACCCGCC containing:
- a CDS encoding NAD kinase, with the protein product MNTTRKINKIACLASDTDKGQEGLELLSDRYTFVDIEEADALVALGGDGFILQTIHNNTDRDLPIYGMNRGTIGFLLNQFNPDNLLERLNKARKQTLNPLVMEATTVWGERHTALAFNEVALLRYSQQSANLRVLINGRERLDNLVCDGVMVATPAGSTAYNLSARGPIIPLGANVLALTPVCPFRPRRWNGALLPHSAVVEFEVLGADYRPVGATADSYEVRDIKHILVKEDKSKSVCVLFDPDHSLEERIFNEQFVH
- a CDS encoding DEAD/DEAH box helicase; its protein translation is MENENQTPETGTDEAKPETLFPEMAFEDLSDAMRAACDRAGWDKLMPVQQKALPYLIQGQDVMVQARTGSGKTGAFVLPLIEKLDASRPACQALIMVPTRELAQQVAQEATMLSGKDGLKVVAVYGGVGYKEQVDAFRNGVHLVVGTPGRILDHLMRRNLILDDLKVLLFDEADRMLSVGFYPDMVEVKRYLPRDLVGAFMFSATFPPSVLRLAEEFMHKPEFLNLSSDEENISSIAHQFVEVQAMGKERKLIKFIELENPASAIIFCNTKRNVEFTAALLSQFGFDAEGLTSDLTQKKREKLMAQIKAGELRFLVATDVAARGIDIPDLSHVFMMEPPEDPESYVHRAGRTGRAGASGTAITMVDVIQKMELERIASRFKITFEEIKDPTEEDVTAIIEERLTAILEKRFRKLTNIQKERVSRFLPLAKKYAEDEEALALLAMLLDDIYQPTLHGKPDEPQQKQEPSRPAKPKQMGREPRQAPSRTYRERQPQRSPKREEPRQEKREPKREETRQPRQEERPADNKPRDNAPKQSEGESKPKAKRRRRRRRRKPSGS
- a CDS encoding methyl-accepting chemotaxis protein — protein: MFKVKLRGQLIIPLLGIVILGVAVLQVFSYLKSSEIIEDEIIHSIERDQSAAVRAVDDWVDNMVGNLSNWSRNAQFAQAVQGDSQAVARVSVFTENALNDFPWYEALALVGQDGQVVAASPASYASLNVFDRGYFKTAMGGELGRSKPLISKATGSPIFVASAPIRATNGAVVGVLFAVIRINDLYDMILSPIKIGKNGYAFAIDSTGIIVGHPNKKFVMDLNISKSGYGQAMLKQRNGIYKYYFEEQKQWKTMVFGESEKAGWIVAVTAPLGELMSPLDSIRNSAIVGTLLMLLAVAGVVFFIVGLIAKATQSSVDILEKVAEGDLDISIPEKSLQKVDEMGDMSRALNMMTGKLAETMISINQATEEVASGSNELSVTSETLAEGANTQAANIEEVSSSVEQIVSSIRRNAENATQTQKIALQVANDAEIGGAAVLETVKAMKDIAERISVIEDIARQTNLLALNAAIEAARAGEHGKGFAVVAAEVRKLAEHSGNAAADISELSVSSVAIAEKAGEMLDKIIPDIKQTAELVDEIAAASNEQNSGASEINDSIQQLDRIIQSNASVSEEMSSTSQQLAGQSELLRSAVAFFRFNGQHNAGAIGADTHVRVVASPPLAALRGR
- a CDS encoding EF-hand domain-containing protein produces the protein MSISAIGSGSALGQMTGLSRSEKPSSDDIAASIFERDDADGDGLLNLDETPLDEERFNSIDTDGDGFITAKELTADIEANMAEGMPVAPPGAQEQAATATGSGSADSSSSSENEEEYDTYDLNEDGVVTLDELLQAFQSGDSSLKSVFESLGDGAVSSMTTRLAMEAYQAQMG